In Ovis aries strain OAR_USU_Benz2616 breed Rambouillet chromosome 14, ARS-UI_Ramb_v3.0, whole genome shotgun sequence, a single genomic region encodes these proteins:
- the GALNS gene encoding N-acetylgalactosamine-6-sulfatase isoform X6 yields MVGRFYEEFPINLKTGEANLTQIYLQEALEFIQRQQAAHRPFFLYWAVDATHAPVYASKPFLGTSQRGRYGDAIRELDDSVGRILRLLQDLGIAENTFVFFTSDNGAALISAPRQGGSNGPFLCGKQTTFEGGMREPAIAWWPGHIPAGQVSHQLGSIMDLFTTSLSLAGLEPPRDRAIDGLDLLPAMLQGRLTDRPIFYYRGNTLMAVTLGQYKAHFWTWTNSWEEFKQGIDFCPGQNVSGVTTHSQEEHTKLPLIFHLGRDPGERFPLSIASIEYLDALRRITPVVQQHQEALVPGQPQLNVCNRAVMNWAPPGCEKLGKCLTPPESVPEKCSWPH; encoded by the exons ATGGTCGGCAG GTTTTATGAAGAATTTCCAATTAACCTGAAGACCGGAGAAGCCAACCTCACCCAGATCTATCTGCAG GAGGCGCTGGAGTTCATTCAGAGGCAGCAGGCAGCCCACCGCCCCTTCTTTCTCTACTGGGCTGTTGACGCTACACACGCGCCCGTTTATGCCTCCAAGCCTTTCCTGGGCACCAGCCAGCGAGGGCG GTACGGGGACGCCATCCGTGAGCTGGACGACAGCGTCGGGAGGATCCTGCGTCTCCTCCAGGACCTGGGCATCGCAGAGAACACCTTTGTTTTCTTCACGTCTGACAATGGTGCCGCTCTCATTTCTGCGCCCAGACAAG GTGGCAGCAACGGGCCTTTTCTGTGCGGAAAGCAGACCACGTTTGAAGGTGGGATGCGGGAGCCTGCAATTGCCTGGTGGCCCGGACACATCCCTGCTGGCCAG GTGAGCCACCAGCTGGGCAGCATCATGGACCTCTTCACCACCAGCCTGTCCCTCGCAGGCCTGGAGCCACCCAGGGACAGGGCCATCGACGGCCTGGACCTCCTCCCCGCCATGCTGCAGGGCCGCCTGACAGATAG ACCGATATTCTATTACCGTGGCAACACACTGATGGCAGTGACGCTTGGCCAGTACAAGGCCCACTTCTGGACCTGGACCAATTCCTGGGAGGAGTTCAAACAG GGCATTGATTTCTGTCCCGGGCAGAACGTCTCAGGGGTCACCACCCACTCGCAGGAGGAGCACACAAAGCTGCCCCTCATCTTCCACTTGGGCCGAGACCCTGGAGAGAGGTTCCCCCTCAG CATTGCCAGCATCGAGTACCTGGACGCCCTTCGCAGGATCACCCCGGTCGTCCAGCAGCACCAGGAGGCCTTGGTCCCCGGACAGCCCCAGCTCAATGTGTGCAACCGGGCAGTCATG